A window of the Candidatus Limnocylindria bacterium genome harbors these coding sequences:
- the rplT gene encoding 50S ribosomal protein L20 encodes MTRIKRGVAAHKKHKKLLSAAEGRRGAKHKLVRPAREAALHALNYAYRDRRKRKTQFRSLWIARINAASRESGVSYSRLMAAMRSAGVQLDRKVLADMAVRDPKVFRHYLDLVNTKKADRASS; translated from the coding sequence ATGACACGGATAAAGCGCGGGGTCGCCGCCCACAAGAAGCACAAGAAGCTCCTGAGCGCCGCAGAAGGCCGCCGCGGGGCGAAACACAAGCTCGTCCGTCCTGCGCGCGAGGCCGCGCTCCACGCGCTGAACTACGCCTACCGCGATCGCCGCAAGCGGAAGACGCAGTTCCGCTCGCTCTGGATCGCACGCATCAACGCGGCGTCGCGCGAGTCCGGCGTCTCGTATAGCCGGCTCATGGCCGCCATGCGGAGCGCGGGCGTCCAGCTCGACCGCAAGGTCCTCGCGGACATGGCAGTCCGCGATCCAAAGGTGTTCCGGCACTATCTCGACTTGGTGAACACGAAGAAAGCCGACAGAGCCAGCTCATAG
- the rpmI gene encoding 50S ribosomal protein L35: MPKIKSHSGAKKRFVASGRGKLMRMKAYKGHLNAHKSPRRKRAHAGKALVARGDLRLIRKMLPHLVGK; this comes from the coding sequence GTGCCCAAGATCAAGAGCCATAGCGGCGCCAAGAAGCGCTTCGTTGCGAGCGGGCGCGGCAAGCTCATGCGCATGAAGGCGTACAAGGGCCACCTCAACGCGCACAAGTCGCCCCGCCGGAAGCGGGCGCACGCCGGCAAGGCGCTCGTGGCCCGCGGGGACCTGAGGCTGATCCGCAAGATGCTGCCGCACCTCGTAGGGAAGTAG